Proteins found in one bacterium genomic segment:
- a CDS encoding O-antigen ligase family protein produces MGFNFPFQVPIVIILGLVLFLIAFIKIDIALIIFVFSMLLSPEINIGGIPGRAVVIRFDDILLLMIFIGWLAKMSINKEIGLIRVNPINTPVLSYIVVCLLSTTIAVLQGIVNPVHSIFYILKYTEYFLVFFMVSNNIKDEKQVKKFVFYMLLVCFIVSIFALITSLKTGLRATAPFEGKEGEPNTFAGYLILMMGLALGIFIYAGSMELHLASGCFFLFLLAPFIYTFSRSGWLGFFGMYLAFIFFSKKHKKILTLGLILSIFISPFVLPGAAQKRYDATFVGRDNYYILGKKVTLDESAAARIKAWKWSLQKWVERPLLGYGVPGGGTLFDVQYARILREVGITGLFVFSWMILRLFRVTKDNFGNSEIGSFGQGLNLGFFCSLIGLLVMGIGSEIFIIIRIMEPFWFLAAIVAVLPELKNTSALAN; encoded by the coding sequence ATGGGGTTTAATTTTCCTTTTCAAGTGCCTATAGTTATTATTTTGGGTTTAGTCCTTTTTTTGATTGCCTTTATAAAAATAGACATAGCCCTTATTATTTTCGTTTTCTCGATGCTGCTCTCGCCGGAAATTAACATAGGAGGCATCCCGGGAAGGGCCGTGGTTATCCGCTTTGATGATATTCTGCTGCTCATGATTTTTATAGGCTGGCTGGCTAAGATGTCCATAAATAAAGAAATAGGGCTGATAAGAGTCAATCCAATCAATACGCCCGTCCTTTCCTATATTGTTGTTTGTTTATTGTCAACAACCATAGCAGTTTTACAGGGAATTGTAAACCCTGTACACAGTATATTTTATATTCTGAAATATACGGAATATTTTTTAGTTTTTTTTATGGTAAGCAATAATATCAAGGACGAAAAACAGGTAAAAAAATTTGTTTTTTATATGCTACTTGTGTGCTTTATTGTAAGTATATTTGCTTTAATAACGTCTTTGAAAACAGGGCTTAGGGCTACTGCCCCTTTTGAAGGAAAGGAAGGAGAACCTAACACGTTTGCAGGGTATCTGATTTTAATGATGGGATTGGCTCTTGGAATTTTCATTTATGCCGGTTCAATGGAGTTACATCTTGCATCAGGCTGTTTTTTCCTGTTTCTGCTGGCCCCTTTTATTTATACTTTTTCCAGGAGCGGCTGGCTCGGATTCTTCGGGATGTACCTGGCCTTTATATTTTTTTCAAAGAAACATAAAAAAATTTTAACGCTCGGCCTTATTTTATCTATTTTTATTTCCCCTTTTGTCCTGCCCGGCGCGGCCCAGAAACGTTATGACGCTACATTTGTCGGCAGAGACAATTATTATATTTTAGGGAAAAAAGTGACATTAGATGAATCAGCGGCCGCGAGAATCAAAGCATGGAAATGGTCCCTGCAAAAATGGGTGGAACGGCCGCTCCTTGGATACGGGGTGCCCGGCGGCGGGACCCTTTTTGATGTCCAATATGCCCGCATATTGAGGGAAGTGGGGATTACAGGATTGTTTGTTTTCTCGTGGATGATTTTAAGGCTCTTCAGGGTCACTAAAGACAATTTTGGGAATTCTGAAATCGGCAGCTTCGGACAAGGTTTAAATTTAGGATTTTTTTGTTCATTAATAGGCCTTTTGGTTATGGGTATCGGGTCTGAGATTTTTATTATTATCCGCATTATGGAGCCGTTCTGGTTTTTGGCGGCAATAGTGGCGGTATTACCCGAGTTGAAAAATACTAGTGCTCTGGCAAATTAA
- a CDS encoding oligosaccharide flippase family protein, with translation MLKTETFAKQKFGSGRIIGSVLWNFSGQLWIAVLSFFATPFIVSRLDVNLYGIYGLVGITVGYFSFLHMGMGNAAVKYMAQYLAVTDEEKIRKVYWASLSSSFLLGSAGMVVIIFFSRLIAGKFFHIEPEFLETAVSAIRLGSLGFLFSLLLGAVNSIIQAEGRFDTLNRVGIFMNTLQVFLAIILLKSGFSLKGVIFSGIFVQVTGFFIYFLIVRKKMPSLCFPVVDIHTVKQLFKFGAFISVSSLVAPFLLNIEKIFLTSVNSLSKLTYYLIPFLLVDRLSLVRSSVSSVLFPSFSYFNDAVDKEKNANLHYQGVICIVFLYVFFISFFIIFARPFLAAWLGNDFVLQSADILIILSFGGVINAMAAPSLAALQGMGKPHLPAFFHIIEMVLYIPLSYILILKFAGLGAAWAWVLRVSADTFLLHNAICRFFNISIFTWYGRIIFKVFLPASLCVILFFLISRLDLPFLSAANLGGVALVFVVYIVVVWRYGLDDVLKEKILLFIKENAKNY, from the coding sequence ATGCTAAAAACTGAAACTTTCGCAAAACAAAAATTCGGTTCAGGAAGGATAATCGGAAGTGTATTATGGAATTTCTCAGGCCAGCTGTGGATAGCGGTTTTATCGTTTTTTGCGACTCCTTTTATCGTATCCAGACTTGATGTTAATTTATACGGTATATACGGGTTAGTGGGAATAACCGTGGGGTATTTTTCATTTTTACATATGGGGATGGGGAATGCGGCGGTAAAGTATATGGCTCAGTATTTAGCGGTTACAGACGAGGAAAAAATAAGAAAAGTTTACTGGGCTTCACTATCAAGTTCTTTTCTTTTAGGGTCGGCCGGGATGGTAGTAATTATTTTTTTCAGCCGTTTAATCGCAGGGAAATTTTTTCATATAGAACCTGAATTTTTAGAAACCGCGGTGAGCGCCATTCGTTTAGGCTCTTTGGGATTTTTATTTTCTTTACTTTTAGGAGCGGTGAACAGTATTATACAGGCGGAAGGAAGGTTTGACACGTTAAACCGGGTTGGAATATTCATGAATACCCTGCAGGTATTTCTCGCGATTATTTTGTTAAAATCCGGGTTTTCTCTTAAAGGTGTAATTTTCTCCGGGATTTTTGTACAGGTGACCGGATTTTTTATATATTTTTTGATTGTGCGGAAAAAAATGCCTTCCTTGTGTTTTCCTGTAGTGGACATTCATACAGTAAAACAACTTTTTAAATTTGGAGCATTCATCAGCGTTTCTTCGCTGGTTGCGCCCTTTTTACTGAACATAGAAAAAATATTTTTGACTTCGGTAAATTCTTTATCGAAACTTACATATTACCTTATACCGTTTTTGCTGGTAGACAGGTTATCTTTGGTCCGTTCCTCTGTTTCTTCTGTCCTTTTCCCGAGTTTCAGTTATTTCAATGACGCAGTTGATAAAGAAAAAAATGCCAATTTGCATTACCAGGGGGTAATTTGCATTGTTTTTTTGTATGTTTTTTTTATCTCTTTTTTTATTATTTTTGCCCGGCCGTTTTTGGCTGCCTGGCTGGGAAATGATTTTGTTTTACAATCAGCGGATATACTTATTATTCTTTCATTCGGGGGCGTGATTAACGCAATGGCCGCTCCTTCCTTAGCGGCTTTACAGGGAATGGGAAAACCGCATTTGCCCGCGTTTTTTCATATAATAGAAATGGTGCTCTATATTCCTCTAAGTTATATATTAATTCTTAAATTTGCGGGTTTGGGGGCTGCCTGGGCGTGGGTATTGCGTGTTTCGGCAGATACCTTCCTTTTACACAATGCCATATGCCGTTTTTTTAATATTTCTATTTTTACGTGGTACGGAAGGATTATCTTTAAGGTTTTCCTGCCCGCGTCATTATGCGTTATATTGTTTTTTTTGATAAGCAGGCTGGATCTGCCTTTTCTGTCCGCGGCAAATCTCGGGGGTGTGGCTTTGGTGTTTGTTGTTTATATTGTTGTTGTATGGAGATACGGCTTGGACGATGTATTAAAGGAAAAAATTTTACTTTTTATAAAAGAAAATGCAAAAAATTATTAA
- a CDS encoding class I SAM-dependent methyltransferase produces the protein MQKIIKTGPFPDCMVCGRPGAEKYGDLSDRFGLVKGRFILKECSSCGLLWLDPRPVSSAVMDCYDEYYAEEEAKNGVFISSKRFLGGFRDAFREGIICGYYGYRNFHNKHRFCGLYGFLGHVPLLRAKAIYELGGLFPFFNPDPGALFLDVGCGKGDFLDFLRNAGCPNLMGIEPHFVAAGLAEKRGLKVFKGTLEEAKLPDSSVAQVTMNHVVEHLLSPAFTLQECWRILKPGGKLVLRTPNVKSFGHKVFHKHWMALDPPRHIFIFSPLSLNILFGKLPFNKFSIKTITRSARNNYNASKSISEGNKDNLKNILPRKRRYFFAFMEWLGCRFGKDWGEDIELTAEK, from the coding sequence ATGCAAAAAATTATTAAAACAGGGCCGTTTCCTGATTGTATGGTTTGCGGCAGGCCGGGCGCTGAAAAATACGGAGATTTGTCCGACCGTTTTGGCCTCGTGAAAGGCAGGTTTATATTAAAGGAATGTTCATCATGCGGCTTACTCTGGCTTGACCCGCGCCCCGTTTCCAGTGCAGTAATGGATTGCTATGATGAATATTACGCGGAAGAAGAGGCGAAAAACGGTGTGTTTATTTCATCAAAACGGTTTTTGGGCGGTTTTAGAGACGCGTTTCGGGAAGGGATTATCTGCGGTTATTACGGATACCGTAATTTTCATAACAAACACAGGTTTTGCGGATTGTACGGATTTCTTGGACATGTTCCTCTTTTACGGGCGAAAGCAATATATGAATTAGGCGGGCTTTTTCCTTTCTTTAATCCTGACCCCGGGGCTTTGTTTTTGGATGTAGGCTGCGGGAAAGGGGATTTTTTGGATTTTTTGAGGAATGCCGGATGTCCTAATCTGATGGGAATTGAACCGCATTTTGTCGCGGCAGGGCTTGCTGAAAAAAGAGGTTTAAAGGTTTTTAAAGGCACGCTGGAAGAAGCGAAATTGCCGGATTCTTCAGTTGCGCAAGTAACAATGAACCATGTGGTTGAACATTTGCTTTCACCGGCTTTTACACTACAGGAGTGCTGGAGGATTCTTAAGCCGGGCGGGAAACTGGTTTTACGCACCCCAAACGTGAAAAGCTTCGGCCATAAGGTTTTTCATAAACACTGGATGGCTTTGGATCCGCCGCGGCATATATTTATTTTTTCGCCGCTGTCTTTGAATATACTTTTTGGAAAATTGCCTTTTAATAAATTTTCCATTAAAACAATAACCAGGAGCGCAAGAAATAATTATAATGCCAGCAAGAGCATCTCAGAAGGAAATAAGGATAATCTGAAGAATATATTGCCGCGAAAGAGACGTTATTTTTTTGCCTTTATGGAATGGTTGGGGTGCCGGTTTGGCAAAGATTGGGGAGAGGACATAGAACTAACAGCGGAAAAATAA